In one window of Egicoccus sp. AB-alg2 DNA:
- a CDS encoding NAD(P)/FAD-dependent oxidoreductase, whose translation MEQRHEVDLTIIGAGPAGLYAAYYAGFRGMRTAVVDSLPEPGGQVAALYPEKLIYDVAGFPAIKGQELIEQCVEQAAQYDPLYVLGNRAETLTKHDDGTFTIGTHKGVEVATKAVLVTGGIGTFTPRPLPDAAEFEGRGLVYFVRELETMRDKDVLIVGGGDSACDWALNLEGIARSITLIHRRDRFRAHEDSVNKLYESSVRVMTFTEVAQIRGVDQVEEVTVFSNKTDERETIKVQAVVAALGFTSDLGPLKSWDIQIDGRHVLVDTRMQTSIEGVFAAGDITEYEGKVRLIAVGFGEAATAVNNAAVYIDPSARVFPGHSSG comes from the coding sequence GTGGAACAACGCCACGAGGTGGACCTGACCATCATCGGCGCCGGCCCCGCCGGGCTGTACGCGGCCTACTACGCGGGCTTCCGGGGGATGCGGACGGCAGTCGTCGACTCGCTGCCCGAGCCGGGCGGTCAGGTCGCGGCGCTGTACCCGGAGAAGCTGATCTACGACGTCGCCGGGTTCCCGGCCATCAAGGGCCAGGAACTGATCGAGCAGTGCGTCGAGCAGGCCGCCCAGTACGACCCGCTCTACGTGCTGGGCAACCGTGCGGAGACGCTGACCAAGCACGACGACGGCACGTTCACCATCGGCACCCACAAGGGCGTCGAGGTGGCCACCAAGGCCGTGCTGGTCACCGGCGGGATCGGCACCTTCACGCCGCGGCCGCTGCCCGACGCCGCGGAGTTCGAGGGGCGTGGGCTGGTCTACTTCGTTCGCGAACTGGAGACGATGCGCGACAAGGACGTGCTGATCGTCGGCGGCGGCGACAGCGCCTGCGACTGGGCGCTGAACCTGGAGGGCATCGCACGCTCCATCACGCTCATCCACCGCCGTGACCGCTTCCGCGCCCACGAGGACTCGGTCAACAAACTCTACGAGTCCTCCGTCCGGGTCATGACCTTCACCGAGGTGGCCCAGATCCGCGGCGTCGACCAGGTCGAGGAGGTCACGGTCTTCAGCAACAAGACCGACGAGCGCGAGACCATCAAGGTCCAGGCGGTCGTCGCCGCGCTCGGGTTCACCTCGGATCTGGGGCCACTGAAGTCCTGGGACATCCAGATCGACGGCCGCCACGTGCTGGTCGACACCCGCATGCAGACCTCGATCGAGGGCGTGTTCGCGGCCGGTGACATCACCGAGTACGAGGGCAAGGTGCGCCTGATCGCGGTCGGCTTCGGCGAGGCGGCCACCGCGGTGAACAACGCGGCCGTGTACATCGACCCCTCCGCACGCGTCTTCCCCGGCCACAGCTCCGGATGA
- the dacB gene encoding D-alanyl-D-alanine carboxypeptidase/D-alanyl-D-alanine-endopeptidase has translation MPGSVPPRRSAAALVLMALLVAACSPEGAPDPEEPRPTAAPTDAAPGAGAPDPSPDPPAGDSEAEPEPPPLPPEPASRAALVAHVEELLAAAEEAVEDATVAVLVTDAYGRELGGLAPDTPVLPASTLKIVTAAATLVTLGADARLTTRVDATAPIGDDGVLDGDLTLVGVGDPTLGTPEYGRWIYPARPRTPLEELADELVDAGLTRVTGDVHGMAPGFAGPSEPSGWLPRYFADFDARYVSGLTVDGGLATSIRWPQLEEERALQVDGPVDDAAPDEEDGDPEAQVPSPERVSIPLIGTRDEIEERLAGLDPPLARVEVVPDPRLQAADELRRLLIERGVTVDGQATVTLAGRSSERGLASVDSPPMADVLRFAVQRSDNHLTDQLFQVVSRVRTGGASWPRGERAVKAILDELGIDHTGSRFADGSGLSRDDRVTARLLVDLDRAMWSGEQADTWASFQAVAGESGTLRQRLTGTPAAGRFFGKTGTLSDVTAVTGAVLGDDGERYHLAVVGNDAPGADRWVVRALMDELVLALVADLQGCELLEPDEDAAEGPLGRPPVQVAC, from the coding sequence ATGCCCGGGTCGGTGCCGCCGCGGCGGAGTGCCGCGGCGCTGGTGCTGATGGCGCTGCTGGTCGCCGCCTGCTCGCCGGAGGGTGCGCCCGATCCCGAGGAACCCCGGCCGACCGCGGCGCCGACCGACGCCGCGCCCGGCGCCGGGGCCCCGGACCCGAGCCCCGACCCACCGGCCGGGGACTCCGAGGCCGAGCCCGAGCCACCCCCGCTGCCGCCCGAGCCGGCCTCCCGAGCGGCGCTGGTGGCCCACGTGGAGGAGCTGCTGGCGGCGGCCGAGGAGGCGGTCGAGGACGCGACCGTCGCCGTGCTGGTCACCGATGCCTACGGCCGCGAGCTCGGCGGGCTCGCGCCGGACACCCCGGTGCTGCCCGCCAGCACCCTGAAGATCGTGACCGCGGCGGCGACGCTGGTGACCCTGGGTGCCGATGCGCGTCTGACCACCCGGGTGGACGCCACCGCGCCGATCGGCGACGACGGGGTCCTCGATGGTGACCTCACGCTGGTGGGGGTCGGTGACCCGACCCTGGGCACCCCGGAGTACGGCCGCTGGATCTATCCCGCCCGTCCGCGCACCCCGCTCGAGGAACTCGCCGACGAACTGGTCGACGCCGGGCTGACCCGGGTCACCGGTGACGTGCACGGCATGGCGCCGGGCTTCGCGGGCCCCAGCGAGCCCTCCGGGTGGCTGCCGCGCTACTTCGCCGACTTCGACGCGCGCTACGTCAGCGGTCTGACGGTGGACGGGGGTCTGGCCACGTCCATCCGCTGGCCGCAGCTCGAGGAGGAGCGCGCCCTGCAGGTGGACGGGCCCGTCGACGATGCCGCCCCGGACGAGGAGGACGGCGATCCGGAGGCCCAGGTGCCGTCGCCCGAGCGGGTCAGCATCCCGCTGATCGGCACCCGAGACGAGATCGAGGAACGGCTGGCCGGCCTGGACCCACCGCTCGCGCGCGTCGAGGTGGTCCCCGATCCCCGGCTGCAGGCCGCGGACGAGCTGCGGCGACTGCTGATCGAGCGGGGGGTCACGGTCGACGGGCAGGCCACCGTCACGCTGGCCGGTCGGAGCTCCGAGCGGGGACTGGCCAGCGTCGACAGCCCGCCCATGGCCGACGTCCTGCGCTTCGCCGTGCAGCGCAGCGACAACCATCTCACCGACCAGCTGTTCCAGGTCGTGTCGCGCGTGCGCACGGGCGGGGCGAGCTGGCCGCGGGGCGAGCGTGCCGTGAAGGCCATCCTCGACGAGCTCGGGATCGACCACACCGGCAGCCGGTTCGCCGACGGCTCGGGCCTGTCACGTGACGACCGTGTCACCGCCCGCCTGCTGGTCGACCTCGACCGTGCGATGTGGTCCGGCGAACAGGCCGACACGTGGGCGTCGTTCCAGGCCGTGGCGGGGGAGAGCGGCACGTTGCGCCAGCGGCTGACGGGCACGCCCGCGGCGGGCCGCTTCTTCGGCAAGACCGGGACCCTCAGCGACGTCACCGCCGTCACCGGCGCGGTCCTGGGCGACGACGGCGAGCGCTACCACCTCGCCGTCGTGGGCAACGACGCCCCGGGCGCGGACCGCTGGGTCGTGCGGGCGTTGATGGACGAGCTGGTCCTGGCACTGGTCGCCGATCTGCAGGGCTGCGAGCTGCTGGAACCCGACGAGGACGCCGCGGAGGGGCCGCTGGGGCGCCCCCCGGTTCAGGTCGCCTGCTGA
- a CDS encoding sigma-70 family RNA polymerase sigma factor: MSDVTPISELFERGASRGYVLLSELNDLFDPLTMPDNWVEDTAQKARDLNMQVLDDLVEDADRPEATPLSASSDSVRQYLNEIGRTDLLTPEQEVDLAKRYQAGLAAAALLGSGQKLTPRRKAQLRMVTRGGERAKDHMIRANLRLVVSVARKFRGRGVDLLSLIQEGNLGLIRGVEKFDHTKGYKFSTYATWWIRQALQRGLANTGRTVRLPVHVHELMGKVRYAEFALLQQLGREPTEHEIAAELGLPVERLREVKLAAQDVASLDKPIGEDGDATMGELVADEDAIDPESSATAVLAKREVERALAALTDRERTVLMLRYGLMDGEEHTLEDIGAQFGLTRERIRQIEKKTLTKLRHPSRGFQLRGLLDSVDAPS, from the coding sequence TTGAGCGACGTCACTCCCATCTCCGAGCTGTTCGAGCGCGGCGCCTCTCGCGGCTACGTGCTGCTGTCGGAGCTGAACGACCTGTTCGACCCGTTGACGATGCCGGACAACTGGGTCGAGGACACGGCGCAGAAGGCGCGTGACCTCAACATGCAGGTGCTGGACGACCTGGTCGAGGACGCCGACCGCCCGGAGGCGACGCCGCTGTCCGCGTCGTCGGACTCCGTGCGGCAGTACCTCAACGAGATCGGGCGCACCGACCTGCTCACGCCCGAGCAGGAGGTCGACCTCGCCAAGCGCTACCAGGCCGGGCTGGCCGCAGCGGCGCTGCTCGGGTCGGGCCAGAAGCTCACCCCGCGTCGCAAGGCGCAGCTGCGGATGGTCACCCGCGGTGGCGAGCGGGCCAAGGACCACATGATTCGGGCCAACCTGCGGCTGGTCGTGTCGGTCGCCCGCAAGTTCCGCGGCCGCGGCGTCGACCTGCTCTCCTTGATACAGGAGGGCAACCTCGGGCTGATCCGCGGCGTGGAGAAGTTCGACCACACCAAGGGCTACAAGTTCTCCACCTACGCCACGTGGTGGATCCGGCAGGCGTTGCAGCGCGGGCTGGCCAACACGGGCCGAACGGTGCGACTGCCGGTCCACGTCCACGAGCTGATGGGCAAGGTCCGCTACGCGGAGTTCGCGCTGCTGCAGCAGCTGGGTCGCGAGCCCACCGAGCACGAGATCGCCGCCGAGCTCGGCCTGCCGGTCGAACGGCTGCGCGAGGTCAAGCTCGCCGCCCAGGACGTCGCCTCGCTCGACAAGCCGATCGGCGAGGACGGCGACGCCACCATGGGTGAGCTGGTCGCCGACGAGGACGCGATCGACCCGGAGTCGTCGGCCACGGCCGTGCTCGCCAAGCGCGAGGTCGAGCGGGCGCTGGCGGCGCTGACCGATCGCGAACGCACCGTGCTGATGCTGCGCTACGGGCTGATGGACGGCGAGGAGCACACCCTCGAGGACATCGGCGCCCAGTTCGGGCTGACCCGCGAACGTATAAGGCAGATCGAGAAGAAGACGCTCACCAAGCTGCGCCACCCCTCGCGCGGCTTCCAGTTGCGCGGCCTGCTCGATTCCGTCGACGCCCCGAGCTGA
- a CDS encoding acyltransferase, giving the protein MTAPTSTLKPTTTPAAAGRDRVVDLLRAVSLLVVALGHWLLAGLWVAPDGAVHVEHLLAAQPWTQWLTWGAQVIGLFMLAGAYANATSWRNHVARGGGYGAWLAGRFHRLLGPTLPLVAVWLPLAWLLGRSGVVAADVLREATRVVAVPLWFLAVYVLLVAATPRLLAWHDRLGVRAVLLLVGAAVGVELLTRGLGLPVVGWLQFPLVWGAVHQLGFFWQDGRLRAAGRRCWWALTVGGFGGLVLVTRVLDLYPLSMVGVPGDERSNNTPPSLAILLLAAAHLGVVMLAHGRLSGWLRRPRVWHPTGRLGAMAMSVYLWHLTAMVAVLGVALLLPGGSRLLAAPTGTAAWWAARPLWLAAFAVPTLVVVRLVLPVERATVAAVGKLRGRRVEAAPVVAATLLACAAMAGFAGQGFTVPGAPADLPVVAAGCLAGGLVIIANAVRSARPVRG; this is encoded by the coding sequence GTGACCGCCCCGACGTCGACCCTGAAGCCAACCACCACACCGGCCGCCGCCGGCCGCGACCGCGTCGTCGACCTGCTGCGGGCCGTCAGCCTGCTGGTGGTCGCCCTCGGCCACTGGCTGCTGGCCGGCCTGTGGGTCGCACCCGACGGCGCCGTCCACGTCGAGCACCTGCTGGCCGCGCAACCGTGGACGCAGTGGCTGACCTGGGGCGCGCAGGTCATCGGCCTGTTCATGCTCGCCGGCGCTTACGCCAACGCCACCAGCTGGCGCAACCACGTCGCCCGCGGCGGCGGCTACGGCGCGTGGCTGGCGGGACGCTTCCACCGCCTGCTGGGCCCGACCCTCCCACTGGTCGCCGTCTGGCTGCCACTGGCATGGCTGCTCGGTCGGTCCGGGGTCGTGGCGGCCGACGTCCTGCGCGAGGCGACGCGCGTGGTCGCGGTCCCGCTGTGGTTCCTGGCCGTGTACGTCCTGCTCGTGGCCGCGACGCCACGGCTGCTGGCCTGGCACGACCGCCTCGGCGTCCGCGCCGTGCTGCTCCTGGTCGGGGCCGCCGTCGGCGTCGAGCTGCTCACCCGGGGACTCGGTCTTCCGGTCGTCGGGTGGCTGCAGTTCCCGCTGGTGTGGGGCGCCGTGCACCAGCTCGGCTTCTTCTGGCAGGACGGGCGCCTGCGGGCGGCGGGGCGCCGGTGCTGGTGGGCGCTGACGGTCGGCGGGTTCGGCGGCCTGGTGCTGGTCACCCGCGTCCTTGACCTCTACCCGCTGTCGATGGTGGGGGTGCCGGGCGACGAGCGGAGCAACAACACCCCACCGAGCCTCGCGATCCTGCTGCTGGCCGCGGCCCACCTCGGCGTCGTGATGCTGGCCCACGGGCGGCTGTCGGGCTGGCTGCGTCGGCCACGGGTGTGGCACCCCACGGGGCGGCTCGGTGCGATGGCGATGTCGGTCTACCTGTGGCACCTGACGGCGATGGTCGCCGTGCTGGGCGTCGCCCTGCTCCTGCCGGGTGGTTCGCGCCTGCTGGCCGCCCCGACCGGCACGGCCGCCTGGTGGGCCGCCCGGCCGCTGTGGCTGGCCGCGTTCGCCGTGCCCACGCTGGTGGTCGTGCGGCTCGTCCTCCCGGTCGAGCGGGCCACCGTCGCGGCGGTCGGCAAGCTGCGCGGGCGCCGCGTCGAAGCGGCGCCGGTCGTGGCCGCCACGCTGCTGGCCTGCGCAGCCATGGCGGGCTTCGCGGGTCAGGGCTTCACCGTCCCCGGCGCGCCCGCCGACCTCCCGGTCGTCGCGGCCGGCTGCCTGGCCGGTGGCCTCGTGATCATCGCCAACGCCGTGCGGTCGGCACGGCCGGTGCGCGGCTGA
- a CDS encoding bile acid:sodium symporter family protein, whose protein sequence is MEQNPLVEIGLPIALFVIMVGIGLTLTTGDFRREARTPRGAVVGSLAQLLVMPALGFAIAALLGLPPALAVGLVIVAACPGGTSSNLITFLARANVALSIVLTVVASVVTIVTLPLFANVALGRQPVGTDVSVSVPLGRTITLLVGIVLVPVVLGMLVRRRAPARAAALERRVSAFGAAVLVVLIAGIALSLRDRFFELLAQAGPATLLLNLAGLAVGWLAARGAGLRPADRLAVAIELGIKNSTLGILIAVNVLRSEEIAVPAAVYGLLMYLSAAVLVVVGRRAAGMRVEPATKG, encoded by the coding sequence ATGGAACAGAACCCGCTGGTGGAGATCGGCCTGCCGATCGCGTTGTTCGTGATCATGGTCGGCATCGGGTTGACCCTGACCACGGGCGACTTCCGGCGCGAGGCCCGCACGCCCCGCGGTGCGGTCGTCGGTTCGCTGGCCCAGTTGCTGGTGATGCCGGCGCTGGGGTTCGCCATCGCCGCACTGCTGGGACTGCCGCCGGCGCTGGCGGTCGGGCTGGTCATCGTGGCCGCCTGCCCCGGCGGGACCAGCTCGAACCTGATCACCTTCCTGGCGCGCGCCAACGTCGCGCTCTCCATCGTCCTCACCGTCGTCGCGAGCGTCGTCACGATCGTGACACTGCCGTTGTTCGCGAACGTCGCGCTGGGTCGCCAGCCGGTGGGGACCGACGTCTCCGTCAGCGTGCCCTTGGGACGCACGATCACCCTGCTGGTCGGGATCGTCCTCGTGCCGGTGGTGCTCGGGATGCTCGTGCGCCGTCGTGCGCCCGCGCGTGCCGCCGCCCTCGAGCGGCGTGTGTCGGCCTTCGGGGCCGCGGTGCTGGTCGTGCTCATCGCCGGGATCGCCCTGTCGCTGCGGGACCGGTTCTTCGAGCTGCTGGCGCAGGCGGGGCCCGCGACCCTGCTGCTCAACCTCGCCGGGCTGGCGGTCGGCTGGCTCGCGGCGCGTGGCGCCGGCCTGCGCCCCGCGGACCGGCTCGCCGTGGCCATCGAGCTCGGCATCAAGAACTCGACGCTGGGGATCCTGATCGCCGTCAACGTCCTGCGCTCGGAGGAGATCGCCGTGCCCGCCGCCGTCTACGGGCTGCTGATGTACCTGTCGGCCGCCGTGCTGGTGGTCGTGGGCCGTCGTGCCGCCGGGATGCGGGTGGAGCCGGCCACGAAGGGCTGA
- a CDS encoding YibE/F family protein, translating to MLEDRTHRWLLAVVGVLLVATVVGMVALWPAPRDVPDQAPLEDRYTAVIRDLEVVPGEIDPMLGISGDEVVLQAELLEGPDAGTTTTIRAAADGYPNFRVGDRIEVQVANIGGEGESGYFVADFQRLPALGMLLGLFVLAVLAIGRWHGLRSLVGLALSLLIVVRFVVPAILAGSSPFLVALVGSIAVMIVTLYLAHGVNPMTTAAIVGTSAALLLTILLGVLFIDQASITGFSSEEAGMVRFTVEGIDLRGLVLAGLIIAALGVLDDVTVSQASTVFALHDTDRTLPWRSLFGRAMKVGRDHIASVVNTLFLAYAGASLTLLVLFSTGGVPVLELVNAEILAVEIVKTVVGSLGLIAAVPITTALAATVAIRRDVDAPSLVAGHDHHPHHAERPAVAAPGTPAERVPPRDDHRSEDERAHDAWMRYLREGPGAGEPDERR from the coding sequence ATGCTCGAGGATCGAACGCACCGGTGGCTGCTCGCCGTCGTCGGTGTCCTGCTCGTCGCGACCGTCGTTGGCATGGTGGCGCTGTGGCCGGCACCCCGCGACGTGCCGGACCAGGCCCCGCTCGAGGACCGCTACACGGCCGTGATCCGCGACCTCGAGGTGGTCCCGGGCGAGATCGATCCGATGCTGGGCATCTCCGGTGACGAGGTGGTCCTGCAGGCCGAGTTGCTCGAGGGGCCCGACGCGGGCACGACCACGACGATCCGCGCCGCCGCGGACGGCTACCCGAACTTCCGGGTCGGCGACCGCATCGAGGTGCAGGTGGCCAACATCGGCGGCGAGGGGGAGAGCGGCTACTTCGTGGCCGACTTCCAGCGGTTGCCGGCGCTCGGCATGCTGCTGGGGCTGTTCGTGCTGGCGGTGCTCGCCATCGGCAGATGGCACGGGCTGCGCTCGCTCGTCGGGCTCGCGCTCAGCCTGCTGATCGTCGTGCGGTTCGTGGTGCCCGCCATCCTGGCCGGCAGCAGCCCGTTCCTGGTCGCGCTGGTCGGCTCGATCGCCGTCATGATCGTCACGCTGTACCTCGCGCACGGGGTCAACCCCATGACGACGGCAGCCATCGTCGGCACCAGCGCCGCGCTGCTGCTGACGATCCTGCTGGGCGTGCTGTTCATCGACCAGGCCAGCATCACCGGTTTCTCCTCCGAGGAAGCCGGCATGGTGCGCTTCACCGTGGAGGGCATCGACCTGCGCGGCCTCGTGCTGGCCGGGCTGATCATCGCGGCACTCGGCGTCCTCGACGACGTCACCGTCAGCCAGGCCTCGACCGTGTTCGCCCTGCACGACACCGACCGCACCCTGCCCTGGCGATCGCTGTTCGGCCGCGCCATGAAGGTCGGGCGCGACCACATCGCCTCGGTCGTGAACACGCTGTTCCTCGCCTACGCCGGAGCGTCGCTGACGCTGCTCGTGCTGTTCTCCACCGGTGGCGTCCCGGTCCTCGAGCTGGTGAATGCGGAGATCCTGGCGGTGGAGATCGTGAAGACGGTCGTGGGCTCGCTCGGGCTGATCGCGGCCGTGCCGATCACGACCGCGCTGGCCGCCACCGTGGCGATCCGGCGGGACGTCGATGCACCGTCGCTCGTCGCCGGCCACGACCATCACCCTCACCACGCCGAGCGTCCGGCCGTGGCTGCACCCGGGACCCCGGCCGAGCGCGTCCCGCCCCGCGACGACCACCGCTCGGAGGACGAGCGTGCCCACGACGCCTGGATGCGCTACCTGCGCGAGGGCCCCGGCGCCGGCGAGCCCGACGAGCGCCGCTGA
- a CDS encoding RNA polymerase sigma factor RpoD/SigA — protein sequence MNPTELPTAEVAVEELLERSSERGYVLLSELQELHVPELHGDTWLEDVVAEIRTQGTQVVDDVADDAPEEVVDHGAAMTTDLVRQYLNDAGRHALLTKEDEADLAKRYQAGLAADEFLAGKGKLSRTAKAKLRQISRDGARAKERMVQANLRLVVPQARKFSGRDLDFIELIQEGNLGLLRAVEKFDHTKGYKFSTYAVWWIRQALQRGVASKGRTIRVPAHVWELYGKLRSAELRLRQAKGGDPTEDEIAEEVGLTAQRVREVREAMQELVSLDRPIGEDGDATMGDLIPDAAVVDPAETALEGDAFAQIEAALGALDERERIILVLRFGLHGEEPQTLEEIGAHFGLTRERIRQMQNRALAKLRHPSRAHNLSGLLDVLDRAA from the coding sequence GTGAACCCGACCGAACTGCCCACCGCAGAGGTGGCCGTCGAGGAACTGCTCGAGCGCTCGTCCGAGCGCGGCTACGTGCTGCTCTCCGAGCTGCAGGAACTGCACGTCCCCGAACTGCACGGCGACACGTGGCTCGAAGACGTCGTCGCGGAGATCCGCACGCAGGGCACCCAGGTCGTGGACGACGTCGCCGACGACGCGCCCGAGGAGGTGGTCGACCACGGCGCCGCCATGACGACCGACCTGGTGCGTCAGTACCTCAACGACGCCGGTCGCCACGCCCTGCTGACCAAGGAGGACGAGGCCGACCTGGCCAAGCGCTACCAGGCCGGGCTGGCCGCCGACGAGTTCCTCGCGGGCAAGGGCAAGCTCAGCCGGACCGCCAAGGCCAAGCTGCGCCAGATCAGCCGCGACGGGGCCCGCGCCAAGGAGCGCATGGTCCAGGCCAACCTGCGCCTGGTCGTGCCCCAGGCCCGCAAGTTCTCCGGCCGCGACCTCGACTTCATCGAGCTGATCCAGGAGGGCAACCTCGGGCTGCTGCGTGCGGTCGAGAAGTTCGACCACACCAAGGGCTACAAGTTCTCCACCTACGCCGTGTGGTGGATCCGGCAGGCACTGCAGCGCGGCGTGGCCTCCAAGGGCCGCACGATCCGCGTCCCCGCCCACGTCTGGGAGCTGTACGGCAAGCTGCGCTCGGCCGAGCTGCGCCTGCGCCAGGCCAAGGGCGGCGACCCCACCGAGGACGAGATCGCCGAGGAGGTCGGACTGACCGCCCAGCGCGTCCGCGAGGTCCGCGAGGCCATGCAGGAACTGGTCAGCCTCGACCGCCCCATCGGTGAGGACGGCGACGCGACGATGGGGGACCTGATCCCCGACGCCGCCGTCGTCGACCCGGCCGAGACCGCGCTGGAGGGGGACGCGTTCGCCCAGATCGAGGCGGCCCTGGGTGCTCTCGACGAGCGCGAGCGGATCATCCTGGTGCTGCGTTTCGGCCTCCACGGCGAGGAGCCGCAGACCCTGGAGGAGATCGGTGCCCACTTCGGCCTGACCCGCGAGCGCATCCGTCAGATGCAGAACCGGGCCCTCGCCAAGCTGCGCCACCCCTCGCGCGCCCACAACCTGTCCGGCCTGCTCGACGTCCTCGACCGCGCCGCCTGA
- a CDS encoding VOC family protein — MLHHVELYVSDLERSVAFWGWLLLELGYEVFQEWDEGVSFRLEGTYLVFTQAPRAERGLDRRGVGLNHLAFHVADTAAVDRLTTAMRERGVRVLYPDRHPYAGGRDHYALFCEDPDGLKVELVAADHSAIGTR; from the coding sequence GTGCTCCACCACGTCGAGCTCTACGTCTCCGACCTCGAACGCAGCGTCGCCTTCTGGGGCTGGCTGCTGCTCGAGCTCGGCTACGAGGTGTTCCAGGAGTGGGACGAGGGCGTGTCCTTCCGCCTCGAGGGCACCTACCTCGTGTTCACCCAGGCGCCGCGCGCCGAGCGGGGGCTCGACCGGCGCGGCGTGGGGCTCAACCACCTCGCCTTCCACGTCGCCGACACCGCGGCGGTCGACCGGCTCACCACGGCGATGCGCGAGCGCGGGGTCCGGGTGCTGTATCCGGACCGGCATCCGTACGCCGGCGGTCGGGATCACTATGCGCTGTTCTGCGAGGATCCCGACGGCCTCAAGGTCGAGTTGGTCGCCGCGGACCACTCGGCCATCGGCACGCGCTGA
- a CDS encoding MGMT family protein, with protein MGSVERSDFGAAVVAVVAGLPPGEVVTYGEVAAEAGRPGAARAVGRVLRDAEVPLPWWRVVTATGRLVPGLEEEHARRLAAEGVATRDGRVVGSRGSARRSTPPGPATGVRPQGGGAAAGQR; from the coding sequence ATGGGATCGGTCGAGCGCAGCGACTTCGGCGCCGCCGTCGTCGCGGTCGTGGCGGGTCTGCCGCCCGGCGAGGTCGTGACCTACGGCGAGGTGGCCGCCGAGGCGGGACGGCCCGGGGCCGCCCGGGCCGTCGGCCGGGTGCTGCGGGACGCCGAGGTGCCGCTGCCGTGGTGGCGGGTCGTGACCGCCACGGGGCGCCTCGTGCCCGGTCTCGAAGAGGAGCACGCGCGTCGCCTCGCCGCGGAGGGCGTGGCGACGCGGGACGGACGGGTGGTCGGGTCGCGGGGCTCGGCACGGCGCTCCACGCCGCCGGGGCCGGCCACCGGCGTCCGTCCGCAGGGCGGCGGCGCGGCGGCGGGGCAGCGGTAG
- a CDS encoding Lrp/AsnC family transcriptional regulator, with amino-acid sequence MITAFVLLDVQTDQVPEVAEALCDVEGVVEVYSVTGRYDLIVKVKVARNEDLADVVTGRIGKIHGVANSETVIAFRSYSPRVLDAGFALGQDPL; translated from the coding sequence GTGATCACCGCATTCGTCCTGCTCGACGTCCAGACCGACCAGGTACCCGAGGTCGCCGAGGCGCTGTGCGACGTCGAGGGTGTCGTCGAGGTCTACTCCGTCACCGGTCGCTACGACCTGATCGTGAAGGTCAAGGTCGCCCGCAACGAGGACCTCGCGGACGTCGTGACCGGCCGGATCGGCAAGATCCACGGCGTCGCGAACTCGGAGACCGTCATCGCGTTCCGCAGCTACTCACCGCGTGTGCTCGATGCGGGTTTCGCGCTCGGGCAGGACCCGCTCTAG